The Claveliimonas bilis genome window below encodes:
- a CDS encoding DUF5107 domain-containing protein gives MPELRFEDRMIKGADLGEEASVPDLLGEHILQNDLEFHLDEWDEIYEGYGRRKNAYPYRQYNSYTRELKEKEIRTAVLENQYLKAVFLPEYGGRLWELWDKETGNNLLYTNDVIRFSNLAVRNAWFSGGVEWNVGIIGHNAYTAGPLYTAVTETETGSPVLRMYEYERVRKVPYQMDFWLEEEDKFLNCRIRIVNESKEVIPMYWWSNIAVPEYEGGRITVPSEKAFTYADGRVFKVDIPIVNGIDVTDYKKIPKSVDYFFEIDDRKPKYIANLNKDGYGLLHTSTQRLKSRKLFSWGNGRGSDHWQEFLTDKAGRYAEIQAGLGKTQYGCIPMAPHTAWEWMEQYGPIKLEENPKHHQEREKKLTGILEASGHSAYMERKLRETAAMAKTKARLVMPGSGYGAMEKRGKWSEHLEFVMTSDSLKQWNCFFETGVLHRLSVSDAPDEFLIDGGNLKFLIDTLESVNKENWYAYYQAGIGCFSEENYKEAEKFLLRSWDVEANPWACHGLACVYLLTEQHQKAVKWMLEGLKMEDKKVSYLKEGLKILFLCKAYKEIAGFYEKQGEETQKIGKLKFYYINALHQLGEDRRAYEMLEEDGGLVIDDIREGEDSISQLWSELYETIHGVKAEVPYRYDFKAI, from the coding sequence ATGCCGGAATTAAGATTTGAAGACAGGATGATAAAGGGAGCCGATCTGGGGGAAGAGGCCAGCGTGCCGGATCTTCTGGGGGAACATATCCTTCAGAATGATCTGGAGTTCCATTTGGATGAATGGGATGAGATCTATGAAGGATACGGACGGAGAAAAAATGCGTATCCCTATCGGCAGTACAACAGTTATACAAGAGAACTGAAGGAAAAAGAGATCAGAACAGCAGTACTGGAAAATCAGTATTTAAAAGCTGTATTTCTACCGGAATACGGCGGCAGGCTTTGGGAACTGTGGGATAAGGAAACCGGAAATAATCTGCTTTACACCAACGATGTTATCAGGTTCAGCAACCTGGCTGTGCGAAATGCATGGTTCAGCGGCGGCGTGGAATGGAATGTGGGAATCATCGGTCATAATGCTTATACGGCAGGACCATTGTATACAGCAGTGACAGAAACGGAAACCGGAAGTCCGGTTCTGCGTATGTATGAATATGAGCGTGTAAGGAAAGTGCCTTATCAGATGGATTTCTGGCTGGAAGAGGAAGATAAGTTCCTGAATTGCAGAATAAGGATCGTGAATGAAAGCAAAGAAGTTATCCCTATGTATTGGTGGAGCAATATAGCGGTTCCCGAATACGAAGGCGGCCGGATAACCGTTCCTTCAGAAAAAGCTTTTACATATGCAGACGGCAGAGTTTTTAAGGTAGATATTCCGATCGTAAATGGGATTGATGTGACAGATTATAAAAAGATTCCAAAATCAGTAGATTACTTTTTTGAAATCGATGACAGAAAACCAAAATATATTGCGAATTTGAATAAAGACGGTTACGGACTTTTGCATACATCTACACAGAGATTAAAGAGCAGAAAACTTTTCTCCTGGGGAAATGGACGGGGATCTGACCATTGGCAGGAGTTTTTGACAGATAAGGCAGGAAGATATGCAGAAATACAGGCAGGGTTGGGGAAGACACAATATGGCTGTATTCCGATGGCGCCCCACACCGCATGGGAATGGATGGAGCAGTATGGTCCCATAAAACTGGAAGAAAATCCTAAACATCATCAGGAGAGAGAAAAGAAGCTGACAGGCATCCTGGAGGCTTCCGGCCACTCTGCTTATATGGAAAGAAAACTGCGGGAAACAGCCGCTATGGCGAAGACAAAGGCAAGGCTTGTTATGCCGGGCAGCGGATATGGAGCGATGGAAAAGCGCGGAAAGTGGTCGGAACATTTGGAGTTTGTCATGACATCAGACTCTTTAAAACAATGGAATTGCTTTTTTGAGACGGGAGTTTTGCATAGACTATCCGTAAGCGACGCGCCGGATGAGTTTCTCATAGACGGCGGAAATTTAAAATTTCTCATAGATACACTGGAGTCTGTAAATAAAGAAAACTGGTACGCCTATTATCAGGCGGGAATCGGCTGTTTTTCAGAAGAGAACTATAAGGAGGCAGAGAAATTTCTGCTCCGGTCATGGGATGTGGAGGCAAATCCATGGGCGTGTCATGGCCTGGCATGTGTTTACCTTCTTACAGAACAGCATCAGAAAGCAGTGAAATGGATGCTTGAAGGTCTGAAAATGGAAGATAAAAAGGTCTCTTATTTAAAAGAAGGCTTAAAAATTTTATTTCTCTGTAAAGCCTATAAAGAAATTGCCGGTTTTTATGAAAAGCAGGGAGAGGAAACGCAGAAGATAGGAAAACTTAAGTTTTATTATATCAATGCGCTGCATCAGCTGGGAGAAGACAGGAGAGCGTATGAGATGCTGGAAGAGGACGGAGGGCTTGTCATTGACGATATCCGTGAGGGTGAAGATTCGATTTCCCAGCTTTGGAGCGAATTATACGAAACAATACACGGCGTAAAGGCAGAAGTTCCGTATCGGTATGACTTTAAGGCAATTTAA
- a CDS encoding response regulator transcription factor, giving the protein MADHPVKILIADDEKEIRDILTLLLRGEGYEVTAAKSGEEAVHLADPSIGMYILDINMPGMSGYETAVKIREKFYAPIIFLTAYSGESDKTMGFSAGADDYIVKPFSNTELLLRVRSLLRRAYDYSPAQGSSSSENKISYKDLVLDLDSQSVQKDGQTISLTWTEFQILELFISNRGRIYSLDHIYQSIWQEDAVGDGTIMVHIKNLRKKLGDNSRNPIYIKTAWGKGYYVD; this is encoded by the coding sequence ATGGCAGATCATCCTGTTAAAATACTGATTGCTGATGATGAAAAGGAAATCCGCGACATTCTGACTCTTCTGCTGCGAGGCGAAGGTTATGAAGTTACCGCCGCCAAAAGCGGAGAAGAAGCTGTGCATCTGGCTGATCCTTCCATCGGCATGTACATCTTGGATATTAATATGCCCGGCATGTCCGGCTATGAAACAGCGGTTAAAATCCGTGAAAAATTTTATGCTCCCATTATTTTCCTGACTGCTTATTCAGGCGAATCGGATAAGACTATGGGATTTTCCGCCGGAGCGGACGACTATATTGTCAAACCTTTTTCCAACACAGAGCTTTTGCTCCGGGTCCGTTCTCTACTACGCCGCGCCTATGATTACAGCCCCGCCCAGGGCTCCTCTTCGTCTGAAAATAAAATTTCCTACAAGGATCTGGTCCTTGATCTTGACAGCCAGTCTGTTCAAAAAGACGGACAGACCATTTCTCTTACATGGACCGAATTTCAGATATTAGAGCTTTTTATTTCCAACCGCGGCAGGATCTATTCCCTGGATCATATCTACCAGTCTATCTGGCAGGAAGACGCCGTGGGGGACGGTACTATCATGGTACATATTAAAAACTTAAGAAAAAAACTGGGGGACAATTCCAGGAATCCCATATATATAAAGACTGCCTGGGGAAAGGGATATTATGTGGATTAA
- a CDS encoding sensor histidine kinase, translating into MWIKKKNKIFKGKSFAREVLEYLFLSFLVSAFLFYFLYHTCISIAETYVLDRAIRVTSEQAAAFYMWLRSACILAAVFLFLVLFLFLLGQRLSYLLVLIKGVESLREHPGDFSIPVEGQDEFAALAEGINFLAATQAELNHREKEISRKREELIRSLSHDIRTPLTSLLSYSEYLEQKEQLESEEVRSFISLVHSKAGQMKLLTEQLLETGKSAEEPGTPLDEISDLHLLFRQFLDEWESLLEDQFVCHTTLTCPREFSCFLSVSDLHRIFDNLISNIEKYADPDHLVEFSIEADETSVIMIQKNKIRSLNGNIPESSKIGLENIQKTADKYRGSADALQNDDIFEIQIQLYFPSFL; encoded by the coding sequence ATGTGGATTAAGAAGAAAAATAAGATTTTCAAAGGGAAATCCTTTGCCAGAGAAGTGCTGGAATATCTTTTTCTGTCTTTTCTGGTATCCGCCTTTCTTTTTTACTTCCTGTATCATACGTGCATTTCCATTGCCGAAACCTATGTACTGGACAGAGCGATCCGGGTGACTTCAGAGCAGGCGGCCGCCTTTTATATGTGGCTTCGCAGCGCCTGTATACTGGCAGCAGTTTTCCTCTTTCTTGTTCTGTTTCTCTTCCTTCTGGGTCAGAGACTTAGTTACCTTCTCGTCCTTATCAAGGGCGTGGAATCTCTCCGGGAACATCCGGGGGACTTTTCCATCCCTGTAGAGGGACAGGATGAATTTGCCGCTCTGGCAGAAGGGATTAATTTTCTTGCTGCCACGCAGGCAGAACTGAATCACCGGGAAAAAGAAATTTCCAGGAAGCGGGAGGAGCTGATCCGCTCCCTCTCCCACGATATCCGCACGCCCCTCACCTCCCTTCTGTCCTACTCGGAATATCTGGAGCAAAAAGAACAGCTGGAGTCTGAAGAGGTTCGAAGTTTTATCAGCCTTGTCCACAGCAAAGCGGGACAGATGAAACTTTTGACGGAACAGCTGCTTGAGACAGGGAAGTCCGCCGAGGAACCCGGAACACCTCTGGATGAAATTTCCGATCTTCATCTTCTGTTCCGGCAGTTTCTTGACGAGTGGGAAAGCCTTTTGGAGGATCAGTTTGTATGCCATACAACGCTCACCTGCCCCAGAGAGTTTTCCTGTTTCCTTTCCGTCAGTGATCTGCACCGTATTTTTGATAATCTGATCTCCAATATTGAAAAATATGCAGACCCAGATCATCTGGTAGAGTTTTCTATAGAAGCAGATGAAACTTCGGTTATTATGATCCAGAAAAACAAAATCCGTTCTCTGAATGGAAATATACCCGAAAGTTCAAAAATAGGTCTGGAAAATATACAGAAAACAGCTGACAAATACCGGGGCAGCGCAGATGCTTTACAGAATGACGATATATTTGAGATACAGATTCAACTGTATTTTCCTTCCTTTCTTTAG
- a CDS encoding GGDEF domain-containing protein: protein MEEKVTGKNAIKEAYPVMVSFLDFYFRDRDITKIISMVDENMYFVGAGRDYTAVNRGQFQRLMERENEEMMPIRSGYEIVSYHEEKIGEESRRCLCKAERKEPPSCFIFTALVYKKKEKDVISMLHISRVDDAVVEMAGYIHDLIRESSRDFLTGVYNRKGGEERIVEVMQKGVPFVFLMLDLDDFKKVNDIYGHGAGDSMLCYMGEKLKECFRKTDIIVRLGGDEFAVFAQPCLDISAVKEKVDQLVFSYTEEAKRRYPLSRTSVSVGGIYGKEPESFRKIYHMADQILYAIKQNGKGRCELKEDSSEKR from the coding sequence ATGGAAGAAAAGGTTACAGGAAAAAATGCGATAAAAGAAGCGTACCCGGTGATGGTCAGTTTCCTGGACTTTTATTTCAGGGACAGGGATATTACAAAAATCATATCCATGGTTGACGAGAATATGTATTTTGTGGGAGCAGGCAGAGATTATACGGCAGTGAATCGGGGACAATTTCAAAGACTGATGGAAAGGGAAAATGAAGAAATGATGCCAATCCGTTCCGGATATGAAATCGTGTCTTATCATGAGGAGAAAATAGGAGAAGAAAGCCGAAGATGCCTGTGTAAAGCAGAGCGTAAGGAACCGCCAAGCTGCTTTATTTTTACAGCGTTGGTATATAAGAAGAAAGAGAAAGATGTGATATCTATGCTCCATATATCCAGAGTAGACGATGCTGTGGTTGAGATGGCCGGGTATATTCATGATCTGATCCGGGAATCGAGCAGAGATTTTCTTACAGGCGTATATAACCGAAAAGGAGGAGAAGAGAGGATCGTAGAGGTAATGCAAAAAGGAGTTCCTTTTGTATTCCTCATGCTGGATTTGGATGATTTTAAGAAGGTCAACGATATATATGGCCATGGAGCAGGCGACAGTATGCTTTGTTATATGGGAGAAAAACTAAAGGAATGTTTTCGGAAGACAGACATTATTGTACGCCTGGGTGGTGATGAATTTGCGGTTTTTGCCCAGCCGTGCCTGGATATCAGCGCCGTTAAAGAAAAAGTCGATCAGCTGGTTTTTTCTTATACAGAAGAGGCGAAGAGGAGATATCCGCTTAGCAGGACATCGGTATCGGTAGGAGGAATCTACGGAAAAGAGCCGGAAAGCTTTCGTAAAATATATCATATGGCAGATCAAATTTTGTATGCTATCAAACAAAATGGAAAAGGCAGATGTGAATTAAAAGAAGATTCCAGTGAAAAAAGATAA